One uncultured Carboxylicivirga sp. genomic window, AAAGCTGGCACTTATGTTAATACGAAATCTGTTATTGGGAATTTTACAAATTCCTCAATGGCAGCAGGCGAAAGCCGTATTGAGGAAATCCCGATATAGAAAATCTTACATTGCAGCTCTGCTGTAATGTCTAGATATTCTTTATCGAATTGGAATTTTGACGAAGTCTAATGACAATTTTGGGTTAATCTAAATTTTTATATCACGAAAAAAAAGAGCCAATGCATGCACCGACTCTTTTTTGATTAATACAATTGCCTACTAAATCATAATTGTCGAATCTTTATCTTTCGCTTTCTGTTGGTTATACATTTGTTGGTTAAATTTGCTGACATACCCCTTCAGACGATTTTCATCCCTCCAGAATAAGTACTTTCCACAAGCACGGATCTCATCAACCAGTTGCTTAAGCAAGGTGTACACTTGATTACGAATAGTTAAAGCTTCATTGTCTTCCTGCTTATCACCATTGGCCATGGCCCTAAGATCAGCCATTTCTTCCGATAGCTGAGCTGCCCGTTCTATCTTCGTCATATCATAATTGATACGCTGCAAAGGCTCAGGATTGGATCGTCCCATCACGGCCAGGTCATTCAGATCCTGTATCATATCAGCGCTTCCTCCACCTTCGTTGATGGTATTCAGCTGTACCAGCAAGTCATCAAACTGACTATAGGCATAGCGGAAGGCATGGATCATCTCATCACGCAGATTGAAGGCAGCCGGAGATTCGTCTTTCCAGCGTTGTTCCGCATCTTTACGTGTTTTAAGGTTCTCCATCCAGATAGACTGAGCTTCTCGTGTCGCCCCGATAGTCACATCCAGGTTATCAAGGATGTTTTCATCCAGACCCGCCGCCAGCAGGGCTTCTTTGTCTTTTAGAGCCCAGTGACGTAAATCCTCTGATTCCTGCAAGAATATACCTATTGGCATATAAGGTGTTTTAATGGCACTACTTTCGAGAGCCAGGGCCTCGGCTAATTTAGCTTGATAATGTTCAGCATTACTCATAATTTTAGTAATTTTGAAATTAGTAATGGAAGCCCGCAGGACCATAGCACGCTCTGGAAAGTATGATATGTGATCCGGCGGGTTTCTTTAATTATCATAGTAATTTAGTGTATGTTAAACAAAATATCCACCCGGATATGACTAAACTTATCAAAACAAGGACTAAGGTGATAAAATCAATGATAGATAAGCAATTTTTGATGACAAGTTAATTTTACTTTACTTAACTGTCTAAACAGATACTTAATTAGAATCAAATATCTTCTAAAGGTTCTTTAATCTACAAACCTATTATAATTTTGCCTTTCTAAAATTAAGAATAAGAACTAATTGCTTTATTTGATGGTGTGAATACTATTTTCTGTGAGACCTTAAGGTATAAAGAGAAAAATAGGCAATTACTTAATATTTATCTCTTTATTACTGTGTTTCAAGGATTGGCAACAACAATTCATTTTCTGTTGCAGGAATTCAATCGGAGCATTAATCACTAACCATTATCCTCGCTCTTAAAAACTGACATACACTTCGGCATATTGCCTGGCTATCATGGAGACTGCAAATCGTTTAACATTTTCAAGACCTTTTTCAACCAGAATATTTCTCAACCCTTCATTCTCAAAACTATTGCTAATTGCTAGTCGCAAATCATCAATCTTATAAGGATCAACTAAGAAAGCTCCTTCACCAGCCACTTCTTTCATGGAGCCCACATCAGAAGTAATCACAGGTCGTCCGATGGCTTGTGCTTCTATAATAGGCAATCCAAAACCTTCGTAAAAACTGGGAAAGCACAAGATGTCACATCGCTTATAGGCATCCAGTATTTGCTCATAAGGCACCTGAATCAGGTTTTCAATATCCAGCTGATACTCATCCTCCAAAGCCTTTTGCTGCTCAGTCATTTTACCCACTACAATAAGTTTAAAGTGCCCAGTGTCTGGTGCATGGTGCTTATTCTTTCCTGGACGGCTATCGGGGCTCCTGTCTTCTACCTCGTCAACTTTTAAACTTTTCAACTTTTCGACTTTTCGACTTTTCAACTGAAAAACCGCCTCAAACACCCCTTCTACATTCTTATTATCTTTGGTCCCCATCACAAGTATATGTGGACATTCACTATTAAATTCTTTAGGAGAATAGTTAATCTTATCGGGCAAAGGATTGTGAATTACTTTTATTTTAACCGGATCACAACCCGTCCATTTAATAAGCTGTTCTTTGGTATGATTGGATATGGCAGTCACAACCTGGGCCCTTCTCACCGGAATCTTAACCCATAAATATTTTAAAATTGCCAGTTGCCATCCTTTATATTGAGTCAATGATTCCAGATCATGATAAGTTACCACCAGGCCTTTTCTGGGTAATGCCAAAGCTATAAAAGTAATATCTCCGGTTATATGATTAATAGCCCCTTTATTTCGCCAGACTTCAACCAATGCCTTTATTCGCCCCCACCAACCATTGGTTCCAGTTTTTAATTGGTAAGAATGATGTTCAACTTCTGGAGGAAGATTATTTATTATCTGCTCAAATACCTTTTCGATTGAAAAATACTGAGGCTGTGGTTTGCGGAAGAAGAATGTTACGTTAACTTTTTTCAATGTATTTCATAATTATCACACCAACTTGCCTACCTGTCAGCGTCAGCAGACCTGACAGTGTTGGCATTTTGGTTATTAATCAAA contains:
- a CDS encoding glycosyltransferase family 1 protein; translation: MKKVNVTFFFRKPQPQYFSIEKVFEQIINNLPPEVEHHSYQLKTGTNGWWGRIKALVEVWRNKGAINHITGDITFIALALPRKGLVVTYHDLESLTQYKGWQLAILKYLWVKIPVRRAQVVTAISNHTKEQLIKWTGCDPVKIKVIHNPLPDKINYSPKEFNSECPHILVMGTKDNKNVEGVFEAVFQLKSRKVEKLKSLKVDEVEDRSPDSRPGKNKHHAPDTGHFKLIVVGKMTEQQKALEDEYQLDIENLIQVPYEQILDAYKRCDILCFPSFYEGFGLPIIEAQAIGRPVITSDVGSMKEVAGEGAFLVDPYKIDDLRLAISNSFENEGLRNILVEKGLENVKRFAVSMIARQYAEVYVSF